Proteins from one Bacteroidota bacterium genomic window:
- a CDS encoding FecR domain-containing protein produces MKSEIDLSLAIRYFQGICTQEERRRIETWVSDNPDHNAELEAFRRLWNDTGDEKFNVDINAAWDRVSERTGINTSISTMPSSDQRTADRKSSFSSFFRTVAAAVVLLGVISATYWYWNSSDSKHLILKEVSTKRGERVKLQFADGTTVQLNTFSTIRFPEEFSSDVREVWLRGEAFFDVARNEQLPFIVRTEHAIVKVLGTGFNVEAWPDENHVDVVVSQGKVSVRSATLSTNREVILTDGEQSIIAEGKSPTEALHVQIDEYLSWIDGKLQFRRTPLPDVLKQLERRYDVHFTVKDSTLMLRTLTASVKDESLPEVLTLIALSLNARYEKEGTVVTLSVDSQSQGSKKQRVH; encoded by the coding sequence ATGAAATCCGAAATCGATCTTTCGTTAGCTATACGATATTTTCAAGGAATATGTACACAGGAAGAACGACGCCGTATCGAAACCTGGGTTTCCGATAATCCGGATCATAACGCTGAACTCGAAGCGTTTCGCCGATTGTGGAACGACACCGGGGATGAAAAATTTAACGTCGACATCAACGCAGCGTGGGACAGAGTTTCCGAGCGGACTGGCATCAATACTTCGATTTCTACAATGCCATCTTCAGACCAACGCACCGCAGATCGGAAGAGTTCTTTTTCATCCTTTTTTCGCACCGTTGCGGCGGCAGTTGTTCTCCTCGGAGTAATTTCTGCAACGTATTGGTATTGGAATTCGTCAGATTCAAAACACCTTATTCTAAAAGAAGTATCTACGAAAAGAGGAGAACGGGTAAAACTACAATTTGCCGATGGAACAACTGTACAGCTCAACACATTCAGCACTATTCGATTTCCGGAAGAGTTTTCTTCTGACGTGCGTGAAGTTTGGCTGCGTGGGGAGGCATTTTTCGATGTCGCGCGGAATGAACAACTCCCTTTTATTGTCCGCACGGAACATGCCATTGTAAAGGTTCTCGGAACCGGATTTAATGTGGAGGCGTGGCCGGATGAAAACCATGTTGATGTTGTTGTCTCCCAGGGAAAAGTTTCTGTTCGCTCTGCTACCCTATCAACAAACCGTGAAGTTATTCTCACCGACGGAGAACAGAGCATTATTGCCGAAGGAAAATCCCCTACCGAAGCATTGCATGTTCAGATCGATGAATACCTTTCCTGGATTGATGGTAAATTGCAGTTTCGCCGGACTCCTCTGCCGGATGTTCTGAAGCAATTGGAGCGTCGGTATGATGTCCATTTCACCGTAAAAGATTCAACGCTTATGCTGCGAACGTTAACGGCTTCGGTTAAGGATGAATCGCTGCCGGAAGTTTTGACGTTAATTGCTCTTTCACTGAATGCCAGATACGAAAAAGAGGGAACGGTTGTAACACTGAGCGTTGATTCCCAATCGCAGGGTTCTAAAAAGCAAAGGGTACACTGA
- a CDS encoding RNA polymerase sigma-70 factor — MGRQKKNVPKENSQPNLSLIDTQQYRDQALVEQIKNDNVHSFELIFKSHYRGLVHFALQYVSQQAAAEEVVQNLFVTLWENRKSWTLRFTLRSYLYGATRNQALNYIRQARSIDRLDEAHLSIESPLHETPSALLQTKDFSAAIHKAIQTLPERSRLIFLLHRDEGLTYREISSILNISVNTVETQMVRTLKKLRRLLSQYLPVIFLMLITNLYFTL; from the coding sequence ATGGGCCGACAGAAGAAGAATGTTCCGAAAGAAAACAGCCAGCCAAATCTTTCCCTTATTGACACACAGCAATACCGAGATCAAGCGCTCGTTGAACAAATTAAAAATGACAATGTTCATTCATTCGAGTTGATTTTCAAATCTCACTACCGGGGACTTGTACACTTTGCCCTACAATATGTTTCACAACAAGCCGCCGCTGAAGAGGTCGTTCAAAACTTGTTTGTTACTTTGTGGGAAAACAGAAAATCCTGGACTCTTCGTTTCACACTTCGTTCGTACTTGTACGGAGCAACTCGAAACCAAGCGCTAAATTATATTCGGCAAGCACGCTCGATTGATCGACTGGATGAGGCACATCTTTCCATTGAAAGTCCACTCCATGAAACACCCTCTGCACTCCTTCAGACAAAAGATTTTAGCGCCGCGATCCACAAAGCAATACAAACACTACCCGAACGGAGCAGATTAATCTTTTTGTTGCACCGCGATGAAGGGCTTACGTATCGTGAAATATCCTCTATTCTGAATATTTCGGTGAATACCGTGGAAACACAAATGGTCCGCACGCTGAAAAAACTTCGAAGACTGCTGTCGCAATACCTTCCGGTAATTTTTCTGATGCTTATAACTAACCTTTATTTCACCCTCTGA
- a CDS encoding efflux RND transporter permease subunit, whose product MSLASVSIRRPVLAIVMSLMIILFGVISFNFLGVREYPAIDPPFINVRTSYTGANADVIESQITEPLEKAINGIAGVRNISSSSSQGSSNISVEFNLDADLEAAANDVRDKVSGAQRQLPQDIDAPPVVTKSDANSDAIISMTVQSTMRNQLEVSDYAENIIAQNLQTIPGVSTTQIWGMKRYAMRLWMDPEKLSAYGLTPLDIRNALSRENVELPSGKITGNQTELIVNTKGRLKTVDDFNSLIVKSNGTNIVRVSDVGFANLGPENEETILKQSGTPMVAVAIIPQPGSNYVEIADEFYRRVEQIKKDLPADITLDIAMDNTLFVKNSIVEVQETILIAILLVVGIIYLFFREWIIAFRPLIDIPVSLIGAFFIMYIMGFSINVLTLLAIVLATGLVVDDGIVVTENIFKKVELGMPPMEAAFAGSKEIFFVVISTSITLAAVFLPIIFLQGFVGRLFREFGIVLAGAVLISAFVSLSLTPMLNAHLIRKKRTHSRFYKFTEPYFERLNASYERLLAVSMKHRWGAVAIIAMSFVIIILIGGSLQSELAPLDDRSALRLQITGPEGASFEYTDAFMDRVVSFIIDSIPERRIALSVTAPGFAGSGATNTGFVRLRLSEPFDRQRSQQKIADYLSRTAREFTEARTFVIQEQTISVGGGGRGQPVQYVLQNQNFEKLREFVPKFMEEVNRSNILQTADVNLKFNRPQLDISIDRDRARTLGVSVIDIAQTLQLAFSGQRFSYFEMNGFQYQVIGQVNRHNRDEPLDLTSLYVRNSRGELVQLDNLVVLREQSAPPQLYHYNRFKAATISTGLASGKTIGDGIKEMDRIAKKVLDESFTTALSGASRDYSESSSNTMFAFVLALVLIFLILAAQFESFVDPITIMLTVPLALAGALLSLWLTGQTLNIFSQIGIIMLIGLVTKNGILIVEFANQQKEKGVKLIEAAQFAAASRFRPILMTSLATMLGALPIALALGSGAKSRISMGIVVIGGLFFSLVLTLFVIPAMYTFFSKEQKMTEAKTESTIPDISAVESVM is encoded by the coding sequence ATGAGTCTCGCATCCGTTAGCATACGCCGTCCCGTCCTTGCCATTGTAATGTCGCTGATGATTATTTTGTTCGGCGTCATCAGTTTTAATTTTCTCGGCGTCCGCGAATATCCAGCCATCGATCCCCCCTTCATCAATGTGCGGACAAGTTACACCGGTGCAAACGCCGATGTAATCGAATCGCAGATCACCGAACCGCTGGAAAAAGCGATCAACGGTATTGCAGGAGTTCGTAATATTTCTTCCAGCAGCAGCCAGGGATCCAGCAACATTTCTGTTGAATTTAATCTTGATGCCGACCTTGAAGCAGCAGCAAACGATGTCCGAGACAAAGTCTCCGGCGCTCAGCGCCAATTACCGCAAGATATTGACGCCCCTCCGGTTGTCACAAAGAGTGATGCAAATTCGGATGCTATTATTTCCATGACGGTGCAAAGTACAATGCGGAATCAATTGGAGGTGAGCGATTATGCCGAAAACATTATCGCACAAAATCTTCAAACAATCCCCGGTGTTAGTACAACACAGATTTGGGGAATGAAACGGTACGCAATGCGGCTCTGGATGGATCCGGAAAAACTCTCCGCTTACGGACTGACGCCGCTGGATATCCGGAACGCTCTTAGTCGAGAGAATGTCGAGCTCCCTTCCGGAAAAATTACAGGCAATCAGACAGAACTGATTGTGAATACCAAAGGCAGATTAAAAACTGTTGATGATTTTAATAGTCTCATTGTTAAATCCAACGGAACAAACATTGTCCGTGTCAGCGATGTTGGTTTTGCCAATCTCGGTCCAGAAAATGAAGAGACGATCCTAAAGCAATCCGGCACGCCGATGGTTGCAGTGGCTATAATTCCGCAGCCTGGCAGTAATTATGTTGAGATCGCGGATGAATTTTACCGGCGGGTTGAACAGATTAAAAAAGATCTCCCTGCAGATATCACACTCGATATTGCTATGGACAATACACTGTTCGTAAAAAACTCCATTGTTGAAGTACAGGAAACAATTCTCATCGCTATCCTTCTGGTTGTCGGTATTATCTACCTCTTCTTCCGCGAGTGGATCATCGCATTCCGTCCTCTCATTGATATTCCGGTCTCACTTATCGGCGCGTTCTTTATTATGTACATCATGGGATTTTCCATAAATGTGCTGACGCTCCTCGCCATAGTGCTTGCGACGGGACTTGTTGTAGACGATGGTATTGTGGTGACAGAAAATATCTTTAAAAAAGTTGAGCTGGGAATGCCTCCGATGGAGGCGGCATTCGCCGGTTCGAAGGAAATTTTTTTCGTTGTTATTTCTACCTCCATCACGCTTGCCGCTGTGTTCCTCCCGATTATTTTCCTGCAAGGATTCGTCGGACGGCTGTTTAGGGAGTTTGGTATTGTGCTTGCCGGTGCAGTGCTCATCTCGGCATTTGTTTCGCTCTCCCTCACACCGATGTTGAATGCTCATCTCATTCGGAAAAAACGGACACACAGCAGATTCTATAAATTTACCGAACCGTACTTTGAACGTTTGAATGCATCCTATGAACGCTTGCTCGCTGTCAGCATGAAACATCGTTGGGGTGCAGTTGCAATTATTGCAATGTCGTTTGTTATCATCATCCTCATTGGTGGCTCACTCCAATCGGAACTGGCACCGTTAGACGATCGAAGTGCGCTTCGACTGCAAATAACCGGTCCGGAAGGGGCTTCATTTGAATATACCGACGCCTTCATGGATCGGGTCGTTTCGTTCATTATCGATTCTATTCCGGAACGACGCATTGCCTTAAGTGTCACCGCTCCCGGCTTTGCCGGTTCCGGCGCAACAAACACTGGTTTTGTACGGCTACGCCTTTCTGAGCCGTTCGATCGGCAACGCTCACAGCAGAAAATAGCCGACTATCTTTCTCGCACGGCGCGCGAATTTACGGAAGCGCGTACTTTTGTCATTCAGGAACAAACCATTTCTGTCGGCGGCGGCGGACGGGGACAGCCGGTGCAATATGTATTGCAGAATCAGAATTTTGAAAAACTCCGTGAGTTTGTTCCCAAATTTATGGAAGAGGTCAACAGAAGCAACATCTTGCAAACTGCCGATGTGAATTTAAAATTCAACAGGCCGCAGCTTGATATTTCCATCGACCGTGACCGCGCACGTACGCTCGGAGTTTCCGTGATTGACATTGCACAAACGCTGCAACTCGCCTTCAGCGGACAGCGCTTCTCGTATTTTGAAATGAACGGATTTCAATATCAAGTGATCGGCCAAGTGAATCGGCACAACCGTGATGAACCGCTCGACCTGACATCGCTGTACGTGCGGAATTCTCGCGGTGAGCTGGTACAGTTGGACAACCTTGTAGTGCTTCGCGAACAAAGTGCGCCGCCGCAGTTGTATCACTACAACCGTTTCAAAGCCGCGACTATTTCAACCGGACTTGCTTCCGGAAAAACAATCGGCGACGGCATTAAAGAAATGGACCGCATCGCAAAAAAAGTGCTCGACGAATCGTTTACGACTGCGCTAAGCGGAGCTTCGCGCGACTACTCTGAAAGTTCATCAAATACGATGTTCGCTTTTGTGCTTGCTCTTGTATTAATCTTTCTGATCCTTGCTGCGCAATTTGAAAGCTTCGTCGATCCCATCACCATTATGCTTACGGTACCCCTTGCACTTGCCGGCGCGCTCTTATCATTATGGCTTACCGGTCAAACTCTCAACATCTTCAGTCAGATCGGCATCATCATGCTGATCGGTTTGGTAACAAAGAACGGTATTTTGATTGTCGAGTTTGCCAACCAGCAAAAAGAAAAAGGGGTGAAGCTAATTGAAGCGGCACAATTTGCAGCCGCATCCCGGTTCCGTCCTATTCTTATGACAAGTCTTGCGACAATGCTCGGTGCGCTCCCCATAGCATTAGCACTCGGCAGCGGGGCCAAGAGTCGTATCTCCATGGGAATTGTTGTAATCGGTGGCTTGTTCTTTTCTCTTGTGCTGACACTCTTCGTTATTCCGGCAATGTACACATTCTTTTCGAAGGAGCAGAAAATGACGGAAGCAAAAACGGAATCTACCATTCCAGATATTTCTGCTGTAGAAAGCGTAATGTAA
- a CDS encoding efflux RND transporter periplasmic adaptor subunit: protein MTPLSSKIIIPSILCCALLFASCSSKSEENRPRPGAPSGILTVNGVVLEFQELDNIVRSSGTVLASESVDLVTEAAGRIEKISFTEGAHVSNNDLLVKINDDDLQAQLKKTELQIKLAVEQEKRQKQLYEINGISKEQYDIALNQVNTLKADKENLVASIRKREIRAPFEGRIGLRYVSEGSYVSSTTRIASIQKISLLKVDFSIPEKYSDKVSVGDIVQFNSEETKLQFAGKLYAIEPKIDPTTRTLQLRALVDNKNERILPGAYVQIELRLKKITDALMVPTQTIIPVLKGQSLFVKKNGVAVAIPVKTGMRTASLVQITEGISVGDTVLTTGLMQLRTGMPVNVLLK from the coding sequence ATGACTCCACTTTCATCGAAAATAATTATTCCATCCATCCTTTGTTGCGCGCTACTATTTGCCTCATGCAGTTCCAAATCCGAAGAAAACAGACCGCGCCCAGGAGCGCCAAGTGGTATCTTGACCGTAAACGGTGTCGTTCTTGAATTTCAAGAACTCGATAATATCGTCCGTTCTTCGGGAACCGTCCTCGCATCGGAATCAGTGGATCTCGTCACCGAAGCAGCAGGGAGAATTGAAAAAATCTCCTTTACGGAAGGTGCACACGTAAGCAATAACGACCTTTTAGTGAAGATCAATGACGACGACCTGCAGGCACAGTTAAAAAAGACCGAATTGCAAATTAAGCTTGCGGTGGAACAAGAAAAACGTCAAAAACAATTGTACGAGATTAACGGCATCAGCAAGGAACAATACGACATCGCCTTAAATCAAGTGAACACGCTGAAAGCAGATAAAGAAAATCTTGTCGCTTCTATCCGCAAAAGAGAAATACGAGCCCCGTTCGAAGGAAGGATCGGTCTGCGTTATGTGAGCGAAGGAAGTTACGTCTCTTCCACAACGCGTATCGCATCGATACAAAAAATCAGCTTGTTGAAAGTTGATTTTTCCATTCCCGAAAAATATTCGGACAAAGTTTCCGTCGGCGATATTGTTCAATTCAACAGTGAAGAGACAAAACTACAGTTTGCCGGAAAGCTGTACGCGATTGAACCAAAGATCGATCCGACAACACGAACGTTACAGCTTCGGGCATTAGTGGATAACAAGAATGAACGGATCCTACCAGGCGCATATGTACAGATAGAGTTGCGACTGAAAAAGATTACCGATGCACTGATGGTACCTACCCAAACTATTATTCCCGTATTAAAAGGACAATCACTTTTTGTAAAAAAGAATGGTGTTGCGGTGGCCATTCCGGTAAAAACTGGTATGAGAACTGCCTCTTTAGTTCAAATAACAGAAGGAATTTCCGTAGGGGATACTGTTCTGACCACCGGACTGATGCAGCTGCGCACAGGTATGCCTGTGAACGTGTTGTTAAAGTAA
- a CDS encoding alpha-amylase family glycosyl hydrolase: MKKCCFFALLTISLLAQQPTPYANNQARPSESWVKNGIIYEIYTRSFSKEGNFAGVEKGLPELQKMGVTILWIMPIHPVGVEKRKGSLGSPYSVQDYYAINPEFGTMDDFKSLVKKSQPLGLKIVIDMVANHTAWDSKMFREHPEWFTKDSAGKFIAPVADWSDVVDLNYTNKELRTYMIEMLKFWVRDVGIDGFRCDVSEMVPVDFWDEARAALDSIKPVFMLSEGMYAEHHLKAFDATYGWNSYHTMADIFAGKKPASEMDSVLIRESLSYPKGSLRMRFSSNHDENAWDMPDVTKFGVDGAKFAAVLVNTYPGVPLLYNGQEVGNNTKLGLFEKFEIDWTKGKEFREFYTKLYSLRKNNPSLTTGDYQSIKNNKIDNVYSFIRTDGKNTVVALFNFSDSEQTALLELPQNMASTKFSDMFTGKTVAAKNVAKVTLPKHGYRLFVVK, translated from the coding sequence ATGAAAAAATGTTGTTTTTTTGCTCTCCTCACCATTTCACTTCTTGCACAACAACCGACTCCGTATGCTAACAATCAAGCTCGGCCGTCGGAATCATGGGTAAAAAATGGAATTATTTATGAAATATACACTCGTTCGTTTTCTAAAGAAGGAAACTTTGCCGGTGTAGAAAAAGGACTTCCCGAGTTGCAAAAAATGGGAGTGACGATACTGTGGATTATGCCGATCCATCCGGTTGGTGTAGAGAAACGAAAAGGTTCGCTTGGCAGTCCCTATTCCGTTCAGGATTATTATGCAATCAATCCAGAATTCGGGACGATGGATGATTTTAAAAGTCTGGTAAAAAAATCGCAGCCGCTGGGATTAAAAATTGTGATTGATATGGTTGCGAACCACACTGCGTGGGACAGCAAAATGTTTCGGGAACACCCCGAATGGTTTACGAAAGACAGCGCGGGAAAATTTATTGCTCCTGTTGCTGATTGGAGCGACGTGGTTGATTTAAATTATACTAATAAAGAACTCCGCACCTATATGATAGAGATGTTAAAATTCTGGGTGCGAGATGTCGGGATCGATGGATTTCGCTGTGACGTGTCCGAAATGGTGCCGGTTGATTTTTGGGATGAAGCGCGCGCCGCACTCGATTCCATTAAACCGGTCTTCATGCTTTCCGAAGGGATGTACGCAGAGCACCATCTGAAAGCGTTTGACGCTACCTATGGATGGAATTCGTATCACACTATGGCAGATATTTTTGCAGGGAAAAAACCGGCAAGCGAAATGGATTCCGTCTTAATCCGTGAATCATTGTCGTATCCAAAGGGTTCACTGCGGATGCGGTTTAGCTCGAACCATGATGAGAATGCATGGGATATGCCCGATGTGACAAAATTTGGTGTGGATGGTGCAAAGTTTGCAGCAGTTCTTGTGAATACATATCCCGGAGTGCCACTATTATATAACGGACAAGAGGTCGGCAATAACACAAAGCTGGGTTTGTTTGAAAAATTTGAGATTGATTGGACAAAAGGAAAAGAATTTCGAGAATTCTATACGAAACTCTATTCTCTACGAAAAAATAATCCTTCTCTTACAACAGGTGACTATCAATCGATAAAAAATAATAAGATTGATAACGTTTATTCATTCATCCGAACAGACGGGAAGAATACCGTTGTTGCACTGTTTAATTTTTCTGACAGTGAACAGACAGCACTACTCGAGCTTCCCCAAAATATGGCATCCACAAAATTCAGCGATATGTTTACCGGAAAAACGGTGGCAGCAAAAAATGTCGCCAAGGTTACACTTCCGAAACACGGGTATAGACTTTTTGTCGTAAAATAG
- a CDS encoding DUF5009 domain-containing protein, whose amino-acid sequence MKPERLTSLDAFRGFTIAGMILVNNPGSWGNIYPQLAHASWHGWTFTDFIFPFFLWIVGVSMTFSFAVRRSKGDDATKLMLGVFRRSAIIFALGLFLAGFPFGLLWGHNFNLATIRIPGVLQRIAVCYLISSIIYLTTSSRGQILAIGGLFLSYWVMMFYIPAAEFGTGLFDKGRNFAAYIDSMFLSGHMWSATKTWDPEGIISTIPAIATALFGSLTGDYLRQSSHDKVEKSTWMFVFGAGFLLLGALLDMWMPINKSLWTVSYSIFMAGWALCIFGIFYFLIDAKGIKKWAHPFVVYGMNAIFVFVLSGVAARTMGLWKFNVQLSDGSFKDVAIKTILTQNLFDPYFSPLNASLMHAIVWVSVMYLVVWVMYKKKWFVKV is encoded by the coding sequence ATGAAACCAGAACGGCTCACTTCGCTGGATGCATTCCGCGGATTTACGATTGCCGGAATGATTCTCGTCAACAACCCCGGTTCGTGGGGTAACATCTATCCTCAGCTTGCTCACGCATCGTGGCATGGATGGACATTCACCGATTTTATTTTTCCGTTCTTTCTTTGGATTGTCGGCGTTTCCATGACATTCTCCTTTGCTGTTCGCAGATCAAAAGGAGATGACGCTACAAAATTAATGCTGGGAGTTTTTCGCCGATCAGCAATCATCTTTGCTCTCGGTTTGTTTCTTGCAGGATTTCCGTTTGGATTATTATGGGGACATAACTTCAATCTTGCAACAATCAGAATCCCGGGAGTGCTTCAACGGATAGCAGTCTGTTACCTTATCTCTTCTATCATCTATCTTACTACCTCTTCACGCGGACAGATCCTGGCCATCGGCGGTCTGTTTCTTTCGTATTGGGTGATGATGTTCTACATTCCGGCAGCAGAGTTCGGGACCGGATTATTCGACAAGGGGAGAAATTTTGCAGCATACATCGATTCGATGTTCTTATCGGGACATATGTGGTCTGCAACCAAAACGTGGGATCCGGAAGGGATTATCAGCACAATTCCCGCAATTGCCACGGCGTTGTTTGGATCCTTAACCGGGGATTACCTCCGTCAATCATCGCATGATAAAGTGGAGAAATCGACATGGATGTTTGTATTTGGAGCAGGATTTCTGTTGCTAGGCGCTCTCTTAGATATGTGGATGCCCATTAACAAAAGTCTTTGGACCGTTTCGTATTCCATTTTTATGGCCGGATGGGCACTCTGCATTTTTGGAATATTTTATTTTCTGATCGATGCAAAAGGGATAAAAAAATGGGCGCATCCTTTTGTAGTGTACGGTATGAATGCAATTTTTGTGTTTGTACTTTCCGGTGTTGCCGCCCGAACGATGGGCTTGTGGAAATTCAACGTTCAACTGAGCGATGGATCGTTCAAGGATGTTGCAATCAAAACAATCCTTACACAAAATCTTTTTGATCCCTATTTCTCTCCATTAAATGCATCATTAATGCACGCCATTGTTTGGGTGAGCGTAATGTATCTTGTTGTGTGGGTGATGTATAAAAAGAAATGGTTTGTGAAGGTGTGA
- a CDS encoding DUF3267 domain-containing protein has product MLKAQTASLPFGLFAIIEFFLFVFIWGFEPIKSASNMLLPWYFFPIFAVGIVFHELIHGLSWMIGGQLSIKQVKFGFQVKTLTPYAHCIVPIPKSGYVFGTLMPAIVLGFLPFLLSLVNGNGWIFIFGVLFTFTAVGDFLIVWLIRSVEWDRLVEDHPENAGCYVYDENSI; this is encoded by the coding sequence ATGCTCAAAGCTCAAACGGCATCCTTGCCGTTTGGCCTGTTTGCCATTATAGAATTTTTCCTGTTTGTATTTATCTGGGGATTTGAACCAATCAAATCGGCGAGTAATATGCTGTTGCCGTGGTATTTTTTCCCGATCTTTGCTGTTGGAATTGTTTTCCATGAATTGATACACGGTCTTTCTTGGATGATCGGCGGGCAGCTTTCAATTAAACAAGTGAAATTTGGCTTTCAAGTAAAAACTCTTACACCGTACGCACATTGCATTGTACCAATACCAAAGAGCGGATATGTCTTTGGAACACTGATGCCAGCCATTGTGTTAGGATTCCTTCCGTTTCTTCTCTCACTCGTGAATGGGAATGGGTGGATTTTTATTTTTGGAGTGTTATTCACCTTTACAGCAGTTGGAGATTTTTTAATTGTCTGGCTTATTCGTTCTGTTGAATGGGATAGACTTGTGGAAGATCATCCCGAAAATGCGGGATGTTATGTGTATGATGAAAATTCTATCTAG
- a CDS encoding DNA/RNA non-specific endonuclease, with protein sequence MKKQLELLFILVVVVAGQHDSLFLAEHLALGNPSNAVANINSPQDFLMSKAQYVHSYNCFTGIPNWVAWHTDSTWLGEIKRSNNFRADSTLPEQWYRVHEKSYRHSGYDRGHMCPSGDRTNTQHDNAVTFVMTNMIPQAPNNNQGPWAALEMYCRDLVKQGKELYIYCGGFGSKGFLDSGRVQIPELTWKTILILEAGENDLQRITSTTRTIAVVMPNENTLIEKNENWKQFCVSIDSVESLTGYNFYSRVPSSIQTSFERVTYPE encoded by the coding sequence ATGAAGAAACAATTAGAGCTTCTGTTTATTCTCGTCGTTGTTGTAGCAGGACAACACGATTCGCTTTTTCTTGCGGAACATCTCGCATTGGGGAATCCGAGTAATGCCGTTGCGAATATCAACTCTCCTCAAGACTTTTTGATGAGTAAAGCGCAGTATGTCCATTCGTATAATTGTTTTACGGGAATCCCAAATTGGGTCGCATGGCATACGGACAGCACGTGGCTCGGTGAGATTAAACGAAGCAACAATTTTCGTGCAGACAGCACACTTCCCGAACAGTGGTATCGTGTTCATGAAAAAAGTTACCGGCACAGCGGGTACGACAGGGGACATATGTGTCCTTCCGGCGACAGAACAAATACGCAACACGATAATGCAGTGACATTCGTGATGACGAATATGATTCCTCAAGCACCGAACAACAATCAGGGTCCATGGGCTGCATTGGAAATGTATTGCCGGGATCTGGTGAAACAGGGAAAAGAGTTATACATCTATTGCGGCGGATTCGGTTCGAAAGGATTTCTTGACAGCGGACGAGTTCAAATTCCGGAATTGACGTGGAAAACAATTCTTATTCTTGAGGCAGGAGAAAATGATCTTCAACGGATAACGTCAACAACTCGCACCATTGCTGTTGTGATGCCGAATGAGAACACCCTTATCGAAAAAAATGAAAACTGGAAACAATTTTGCGTGAGTATTGATTCAGTTGAGTCATTAACCGGATACAATTTCTATTCACGTGTTCCTTCCTCCATCCAAACCTCTTTTGAACGAGTTACCTATCCAGAGTGA